One stretch of Nycticebus coucang isolate mNycCou1 chromosome 7, mNycCou1.pri, whole genome shotgun sequence DNA includes these proteins:
- the LOC128590480 gene encoding matrin-3-like: MSKSFQQSSLGRDSQGHGRDLSAAGIGLLAAATQSLSMPASLGRMNQGTARLASLMNLGMSSSLNQQGAHSALSSASTSSHNLQSIFNIGSRGPLPLSSQHRGDADQASNILASFGLSARDLDELSRYPEDKITPENLPQILLQLKRRRTEEGPTLSYGRDGRSATREPPYRVPRDDWEEKRHFRRDSFDDRGPSLNPVLDYDHGSRSQESGYYDRMDYEDDRLRDGERCRDDSFFGETSHNYHKFDSEYERMGRGPGPLQERSLFEKKRGAPPSSNIEDFHGLLPKGYPHLCSICDLPVHSNKEWSQHINGASHSRRCQLLLEIYPEWNPDNDTGHTMGDPFMLQQSTNPAAGILGPPPPSFHLGGPAVGPRGNLGAGNGNLQGPRHMQKGRVETSRVVHIMDFQRGKNLRYQLLQLVEPFGVISNHLILNKINEAFIEMATTEDAQAAVDYYTTTPALVFGKPVRVHLSQKYKRIKKPEGKPDQKFDQKQELGRVIHLSNLPHSGYSDSAVLKLAEPYGKIKNYILMRMKSQAFIEMETREDAMAMVDHCLKKALWFQGRCVKVDLSEKYKKLVLRIPNRGIDLLKKDKSRKRSYSPDGKESPSDKKSKTDGSQKTEGTNEGKEQEEKSGEDGEKDTKDDQTEQEPNMLLESEDELLVDEEAAALLESGCSVGDETDLANLGDVASDGKKEPSDKAVKKDASASAAAKKKLKKRRFPGSMEGFVTLDEVGDEEDSERQKLRKSGMAFKSGDKNDDGLVEIKVDKIEELDQENEAALENGIKNEENTEPGAESAENADDPNKDTSENADGQSDENKEDYTIPDEYRIGPYQPNVPVGIDYVIPKTGFYCKLCSLFHTNEEVAKNTHCSSLPHYQKLKKFLNKLAEERRQKKET; the protein is encoded by the coding sequence ATGTCCAAGTCATTCCAGCAGTCATCTCTCGGTAGGGACTCACAGGGTCATGGGCGTGACCTGTCTGCGGCAGGAATAGGCCTTCTTGCTGCTGCTACCCAGTCTTTAAGTATGCCAGCATCTCTTGGAAGGATGAACCAGGGTACTGCACGCCTTGCTAGTTTAATGAATCTTGGAATGAGTTCTTCATTGAATCAACAAGGAGCTCATAGTGCACTGTCTTCTGCTAGTACTTCTTCCCATAATTTGCAGTCTATATTTAACATTGGAAGTAGAGGTCCACTCCCTTTATCTTCTCAACACCGTGGAGATGCAGACCAGGCCAGTAACATTTTGGCCAGCTTTGGTCTGTCTGCTAGAGACTTAGATGAACTGAGTCGTTATCCAGAGGACAAGATTACTCCTGAGAATTTGCCCCAAATCCTTCTACAGCTTAAGAGGAGGAGAACTGAAGAAGGCCCTACATTGAGTTATGGTAGAGATGGCAGATCTGCTACACGGGAGCCACCATACAGAGTACCTAGGGATGATTGGGAAGAAAAAAGGCACTTTAGAAGAGATAGTTTTGATGATCGTGGTCCTAGTCTCAACCCAGTGCTTGATTATGACCATGGAAGTCGTTCTCAAGAATCTGGTTATTATGACAGAATGGATTATGAAGATGACAGATTAAGAGATGGAGAAAGGTGTAGGGATGATTCTTTTTTTGGTGAGACCTCGCATAACTATCATAAATTTGACAGTGAGTATGAGAGAATGGGACGTGGTCCTGGCCCCTTACAAGAGAGATCTCTCTTTGAGAAAAAGAGGGGCGCTCCTCCAAGTAGCAATATTGAAGACTTCCATGGACTCTTACCGAAGGGTTATCCCCATCTGTGCTCTATATGTGATTTGCCAGTTCATTCTAATAAGGAGTGGAGTCAACATATCAATGGAGCAAGTCACAGTCGTCGATGCCAGCTTCTTCTTGAAATCTACCCAGAATGGAATCCTGACAATGATACAGGACACACAATGGGTGATCCCTTCATGTTGCAGCAGTCCACAAACCCAGCAGCAGGAATTCTGGGACCTCCACCTCCCTCATTTCATCTTGGGGGACCAGCAGTTGGACCAAGAGGAAATCTGGGTGCTGGAAATGGGAACCTGCAAGGACCTAGACACATGCAGAAAGGCAGAGTGGAAACTAGCCGAGTTGTTCACATCATGGATTTTCAACGAGGGAAAAACTTGAGATACCAACTATTACAGCTTGTGGAACCATTTGGAGTCATTTCAAATCATCtgattctaaataaaattaatgaggCTTTTATTGAAATGGCAACTACAGAGGATGCTCAGGCTGCAGTGGATTATTATACAACCACGCCAGCATTAGTATTTGGCAAGCCAGTGAGAGTCCATTTATCCCAGaagtataaaagaataaagaagccTGAGGGGAAACCAGATCAGAAGTTTGATCAAAAGCAAGAGCTTGGACGTGTGATACATCTCAGCAATTTACCCCATTCTGGCTATTCTGATAGTGCTGTTCTAAAGCTTGCCGAGccctatggaaaaataaaaaactacataTTGATGAGGATGAAGAGTCAGGCCTTCATTGAGATGGAGACGAGAGAAGATGCAATGGCAATGGTTGACCATTGTTTGAAAAAAGCCCTTTGGTTTCAGGGGAGATGTGTAAAGGTTGACCTTTCTGAGAAATACAAAAAACTGGTGCTGAGGATTCCCAACAGAGGCATTGACTTACTGAAAAAAGATAAATCCCGAAAAAGGTCTTATTCTCCAGATGGCAAAGAATCTCCAAGTGATAAGAAATCTAAAACTGATGGTTCCCAGAAGACTGAAGGTACAAATGAAGgtaaagaacaagaagaaaagtcAGGTGAAGATGGTGAGAAAGATACAAAAGATGACCAGACAGAACAGGAACCCAATATGCTTCTCGAATCTGAAGATGAGCTACTTGTAGACGAAGAAGCAGCTGCATTGTTAGAAAGTGGCTGTTCAGTGGGAGATGAGACTGATCTTGCTAATTTAGGTGATGTGGCTTCTGATGGGAAAAAGGAGCCTTCAGATAAAGCTGTGAAAAAAGATGCGAGTGCTTCAGCAGCAGCAAAGAAAAAGCTTAAAAAGCGTCGTTTCCCAGGGAGTATGGAAGGTTTTGTCACTCTAGATGAGGTTGGTGATGAGGAAGATTCGGAACGTCAGAAACTTCGTAAATCGGGCATGGCATTTAAATCTGGTGACAAAAATGATGATGGTTTGGTTGAAATTAAGGTGGACAAGATCGAGGAACTTGATCAAGAAAATGAAGCAGCGttggaaaatggaattaaaaatgaggaaaatacagaacCAGGTGCAGAATCTGCTGAGAATGCTGATGATCCCAACAAAGATACAAGTGAAAATGCAGATGGACAAAGTGATGAAAACAAGGAGGACTATACAATCCCAGATGAGTATAGAATTGGACCATATCAGCCCAATGTTCCTGTTGGTATAGACTATGTGATACCTAAAACAGGGTTTTACTGTAAGCTGTGTTCACTCTTTCATACAAATGAAGAAGTTGCAAAGAATACTCATTGCAGCAGCCTTCCTCattatcagaaattaaagaaatttctgAATAAATTGGCAGAGGAACGCAGACAAAAGAAGGAAACATAA